The following are encoded together in the Chaetodon auriga isolate fChaAug3 chromosome 4, fChaAug3.hap1, whole genome shotgun sequence genome:
- the nup133 gene encoding nuclear pore complex protein Nup133, whose amino-acid sequence MFSPRMAPNSGRRQQGRTTGRKSVSGAATSLLFSPRRTSLSTRSTPTRVQSHAAAESINYDVQTFGSSLPVKVMEALTMADAEDQISVKVNESGWAWMVCGERLIIWKICQTAVAKLSVCKELQLPSSEYNYTADLVAVTSAAPLETASVQSISVLAVAAEGTARLWPSLAQEGNYTETDVDLGDLCNFVVAVRGGSFVLSSVKSRLLRASADSSGKLQYRALQQGQGMLSGIGRRVSSLFGILSPPANDTLHSMLWVSGASCLYTLTSSSLSKWVVDDSYEHQILSWDTQRALTESIADSIWGSESNYEEIKEGVNVSYLDMKLSQAGLVVLAAAWHPSDTPCLAYFCLVTLQDSGAAISDQFNVEVTKYNPPFQSEEALQATRLVLPRSPGSTAFLYNEEMVFACSTGTSRGGLPDEKISFNSPGDGVRGGGCCANLPVFFSQNSGLVAAVARESASILPETMEDSLCSSLAAAPEVSAMETPTRAEPVAQEDKTKLLKAAFLQFCRNDLVGAQTVTDELFPTDGDGEEGAELDGVVTQINLDLVDDYPASDPRWAESVPDESAGFPLTSLIILHQLEDKMKAHGCFMDFLLQVGLLDRLGQVTVRSSPMATRLLLCEHAEKLQAAMVLKNHHTKHPELVNRAISIALQRNNTTVPPSLTAADVFFREVSQISSVFDCLLEEEERSLKENPVDSVQWAEVVLTVNNIIKDILQAAGQYRETKASMYRASENVAAEPEYIPWTASGGVGGVRTVISRQHEIILRSVYPHVDSELRSVLCEQLVALLDVYLSGYVAQLTSLQQQRPPGAQQERYNSLEMEYSQRRSELLAPLLDLGQYQWVAALAEKYCDFDILVQMCEQTDNQSRLQHYMTKFADQNFADFLFRWYMEKGKRGKLLSQPAAQHQQLASFLQSHQHLSWLHHIHIHNYRNAHRTLYNQANMETRYFAKKKTLLALSKLTVLASDLPEDELNKQVDDIVEQERFLLHQETLPRQLLEEKQQNPDTMPLLSAHNLIQLYICDDNRRANEYDFKKALDLLEYTDEEDAMDTDSLKCEIFGKALSRDDWSWADGTDDPVEAAKDSIFVKILLKLIQEGVPLQTYLPDVRELLDLDELSSLKSKPYFEFVLRANYEHYLQAQMGRLLPSQ is encoded by the exons ATGTTTAGCCCCCGCATGGCCCCGAACTCCGGTCGCAGACAGCAGGGCAGGACCACCGGGAGGAAAAGCGTCTCCGGTGCGGCCACCAGTCTGCTGTTCTCCCCGAGAAGGACTTCTCTGTCGACGAg GTCGACACCCACCAGAGTGCAGAGCCATGCAGCTGCAGAATCAATCAACTACGATGTGCAAACCTTCGGCTCGTCACTGCCTGTCAAAGTGATGGAGGCACTGACGATGGCGGATG CTGAAGACCAGATCTCAGTGAAGGTGAATGAGAGCGGCTGGGCCTGGATGGTTTGTGGAGAGAGACTGATCATCTGGAAGATTTGCCAAACTGCTGTGGCCAAG ctgtcagtgtgtaaaGAGCTACAGCTGCCCAGCAGCGAGTACAACTACACAGCCGACCTTGTGGCCGTGACATCCGCTGCTCCCCTGGAGACGGCCAGCGTTCAGTCCATCTCTGTCCTGGCGGTGGCTGCAGAGGGAACAGCTCGCTTGTGGCCCAGTCTGGCCCAGGAGGGCAactacacagagacagacgtggaCTTGGGAGATCTCTGCAactttgttgttgctgtcaga GGTGGAAGCTTTGTCTTGTCCTCAGTGAAGAGTCGGCTGTTGAGAGCGAGTGCAGATTCTTCGGGAAAGCTGCAGTACCGAGCCCTGCAGCAGGGTCAAGGAATGCTCTCTGGCATAGGACGCCGTGTATCCAGCCTGTTCGGCATCCTCTCCCCACCAGCCAATGACACA cttcacagtatGCTGTGGGTGAGTGGAGCCAGCTGCCTGTACACGCTAACTAGCTCCAGTCTGAGTAAATGGGTGGTGGATGACAGCTACGAGCACCAGATCCTCAGCTGGGACACCCAGAGAGCTCTGACCGAAAGCATTGCCGACTCCATCTGG GGCTCAGAGAGCAACTATGAGGAGATCAAAGAGGGAGTGAATGTATCCTATCTGGATATGAAGCTCAGCCA agccGGCTTGGTGGTTTTGGCTGCAGCCTGGCACCCGTCTGACACTCCCTGCCTGGCTTACTTCTGCCTGGTCACCCTGCAGGACAGCGGAGCCGCCATCTCTGACCAGTTCAATGTGGAGGTCACCAAGTACAACCCACCATTCCAG aGTGAGGAAGCCCTACAGGCTACACGGCTGGTGCTGCCACGCTCACCTGGCTCCACTGCCTTCCTGTATAACGAGGAAATGGTGTTTGCTTGTTCAACGGGAACCAGCAGGGGTGGACTACCTGACGAGAAAATCAGTTTTAACTCACCTG gtgATGGTGTACgtggaggaggctgctgcgCCAACCTGCCAGTGTTTTTCTCCCAGAACAGCGGCCTGGTGGCGGCGGTGGCCCGGGAAAGCGCCTCCATCTTGCCGGAGACCATGGAGGACTCGCTGTGCTCCTCActggctgcagctccagag GTTTCAGCCATGGAGACTCCAACCAGAGCAGAGCCCGTCGCTCAGGAGGACAAAACCAAACTCCTGAAGGCGGCCTTCCTTCAGTTCTGTCG TAACGATCTGGTGGGAGCTCAGACAGTCACAGACGAACTCTTCCCCACTGACGGTGATGGGGAGGAGGGAGCCGAGCTGGATGGCGTGGTGACTCAAATCAACCTGGATCTGGTGGATGATTACCCGGCCTCAGACCCCCGTTGGGCCGAGTCTGTTCCTGATg AGAGTGCTGGCtttcctctcacctccctcATCATCCTCCATCAGCTGGAGGACAAGATGAAGGCTCACGGCTGCTTCATGGACTTCCTGCTCCAG GTGGGTCTGCTGGACCGGCTCGGCCAGGTCACTGTGCGTTCGTCCCCCATGGCAACACGCCTGCTGCTGTGCGAACATGCAGAGAAGCTTCAGGCAGCCATGGTGCTGAAAAACCACCACACCAAACACCCTGAGCTGGTCAACCGGGCCATCAGCATCGCGCTGCAGAGGAACAACACCACCGTGCCGCCcagcctcactgctgctgatgtcttcttcagagag GTGTCTCAGATCTCCTCAGTGTTTGATtgtctgctggaggaggaggagcgcagCCTGAAGGAGAACCCGGTCGACTCGGTGCAGTGGGCCGAAGTGGTTCTCACCGTCAACAACATCATCAAG gacatTCTTCAGGCTGCTGGTCAGTACAGGGAGACCAAGGCCTCCATGTACAGAGCTTCTGAAAACGTTGCTGCAGAGCCCGAGTATATCCCATGGACAG cgtCAGGAGGTGTTGGCGGCGTTCGGACCGTCATCTCCCGCCAGCATGAGATCATCCTGCGCTCGGTGTACCCACATGTTGACTCAGAGCTGCGCAGCGTCCTTTGCGAGCAGCTGGTGGCGTTGTTGGACGTCTACTTGAGCGGCTACGTGGCCCAGCTGacctccctgcagcagcagaggccccCAGGGGCCCAACAGGAGCGCTACAACAGCCTGGAGATGGAGTACAGCCAGCGCCGCTCCGAGCTGCTGGCCCCGCTGT TGGATCTGGGTCAGTACCAGTGGGTGGCAGCACTGGCTGAGAAGTACTGTGACTTCGACATCCTGGTTCAGATGTGTGAGCAGACTGACAACCAGAGCCGCCTGCAGCACTACATGACCAAGTTTGCAGACCAG AACTTCGCTGACTTCCTGTTCCGCTGGTACATGGAAAAGGGGAAGAGGGGGAAGCTGCTGTCCCAGCCGGCCGCTCAGCACCAGCAACTGGCCAGCTTCCTGCAGTCTCATCAGCACCTGAGCTGGCTGCAccacatccacatccacaaCTACCGCAAC gctCACAGGACGCTCTACAACCAGGCCAACATGGAGACACGTTACTTTGCAAAGAAGAAGACGCTGCTGGCTCTCAGTAAGCTGACAGTGCTGGCATCCGACCTGCCGGAGGACGAGCTCAACAAACAAGTCGACG ACATCGTGGAGCAGGAGCGCTTCCTGCTGCACCAGGAGACTCTGCCAcgacagctgctggaggagaagcagcagaaccCCGACACCATGCCTCTGCTCAGCGCTCACAACCTCATACAg ttGTACATCTGTGATGACAACAGACGAGCAAACGAGTACGATTTCAAAAAGGCTCTGGATCTACTGGAGTACACCGATGAG GAGGATGCCATGGACACGGACTCGCTGAAATGTGAGATCTTCGGCAAAGCACTCAGCAGAGACGA CTGGTCCTGGGCTGATGGGACTGACGACCCTGTGGAAGCCGCCAAGGACAGCATCTTCGTTAAGATTCTCCTCAAACTCATACAGGAAG gagtTCCTCTGCAGACGTACCTGCCTGACGTCAGAGAGCTGCTGGATCTGGACGAGCTGAGCAGTTTGAAGTCAAAACCCTATTTTGAGTTTGTCCTTCGAGCCAATTACGAACATTACCTACAAGCTCAGATGGGACGACTGCTTCCCTCCCAGTAA